The Oncorhynchus nerka isolate Pitt River unplaced genomic scaffold, Oner_Uvic_2.0 unplaced_scaffold_7055, whole genome shotgun sequence genome contains a region encoding:
- the LOC115123894 gene encoding tetratricopeptide repeat protein 17-like, with the protein MMYIKFCPTSSQAPAQHPPPPLCVPGPPQITFQVKRVRKPKADSPEVWGSAEDTLQGETLLPGGHSVLEISGPTIPSPGPSGRWRDYTGLGWPGPEECQRTRRVDLTTVASTWLAVSAKNIDITEHIDFTTPLQEPAVEPLCNANLAASMHTLDHLAGVANRAAIHYTGESQLREVLQNLGKDKFSPQSFEQVGTRIAKVLEKNQTSWVLSSMSALYWRVKGQGKRAIDCLRQALHYAPHHMKDVPLISLANIFQNARLWEDALTVARMAVEIAPHFVVNHFTLANVYIAMEEFEKAMRWYESTLELQPEFAPAKDRLRTIQCYLLTKKDRRLP; encoded by the exons ATGATGTATATAAAGTTCTGTCCAACCAGTAGCCAGGCCCCAGCCCAAcatccccccccacctctctgtgtTCCTGGTCCTCCACAGATCACATTCCAGGTGAAGCGTGTGAGGAAGCCCAAGGCAGACAGCCCTGAGGTCTGGGGCAGTGCTGAGGACACCCTGCAGGGGGAGACACTGCTCCCTGGAGGCCACTCTGTTCTGGAGATCAGCGGCCCCACCATCCCTTCCCCCGGGCCTTCAG ggcgaTGGAGGGACTATACCGGTCTGGGCTGGCCGGGGCCAGAGGAGTGCCAGAGAACACGCAGGGTAGACCTCACCACCGTGGCCAGTACCTGGCTGGCCGTGTCTGCCAAGAACATTGA CATCACGGAACACATAGACTTTACCACTCCACTCCAGGAGCCTGCGGTGGAGCCATTGTGCAACGCCAACCTGGCTGCCAGCATGCACACCCTGGACCACCTGGCTGGCGTGGCCAACCGCGCCGCCATCCACTACACCGGAGAGAGTCAACTCAGAGAG GTTCTACAGAATCTGGGCAAAGATAAGTTCTCCCCTCAGTCCTTTGAGCAGGTGGGCACGCGCATCGCCAAGGTCTTGGAGAAG AACCAGACATCGTGGGTCTTGTCCAGCATGTCTGCTCTCTACTGGAGGGTGAAGGGTCAGGGCAAGAGGGCCATCGACTGCCTACGCCAAGCCCTCCACTACGCCCCGCACCACATGAAG gATGTACCTCTGATCAGCCTGGCCAACATCTTCCAGAACGCGCGGCTGTGGGAGGACGCTCTGACCGTGGCCCGCATGGCTGTGGAGATCGCCCCGCACTTCGTTGTCAACCACTTCACCCTCGCCAACGTCTACATCGCCATG gaGGAGTTTGAGAAGGCCATGCGCTGGTATGAGTCCACTCTGGAGCTGCAGCCAGAGTTTGCCCCTGCCAAGGACCGCCTGAGAACCATCCAGTGTTACCTGCTAACCAAGAAGGACCGCCGTCTACCCTGA